A single genomic interval of Pogoniulus pusillus isolate bPogPus1 unplaced genomic scaffold, bPogPus1.pri scaffold_72_arrow_ctg1, whole genome shotgun sequence harbors:
- the LOC135174512 gene encoding collagen alpha-1(I) chain-like → MALQPAPRTPGSGREALGLAGGRLPAGTGLRLALCRGQKGTPCILCPAAEVGTSTTPGGRSHLCSSPASGAGSVSWAAACSSGPSSSRREKAEVWPGILLLLLHGQGRPGAASVQPQRGRAPGPPPSNRSVAEPRGRLRPTAAWPSPGAASVQPQRGRAPGPPPSSRSVAEPRGRLRPTAAWPSPGAASVQPQRGRAPGPPPSNRSVAEPRGRLRPTAAWPSPGAASVQPQRGRAPGPPPSSRSVAEPRGRLRPTAAWPSPGAASVQPQRGRAPGPPPSSRSVAEPRGRLRPTAAWPSPGAASVPPQRGRAPGPPPSSRSVAEPRGRLLFLPRGSRPAAPRQPQAAPAPRRCCSLPQTAAADAEPARPGPVTALPAAPSPAPRSLRGAPGPAGSAGARRLPVRGLPGHVPAAGRGRCRCRFRLSRGPGAGEPRWAQGRGEARGGAAPPLLVLGGGAGPADRGNSSVRSDGGGRGAVGAMRGQRAREAASGAGPRAHSR, encoded by the exons ATGGCGCTGCAGCCTGCGCCCAGAACTCCAGGCTCTGGGAGAGAAGCGCTGGGCCTGGCAGGCggcaggctgcctgctggcacc GGGCTCAGGCTGGCCCTTTGCAGGGGCCAGAAGGGTACCCCCTGcattctctgccctgctgccgaGGTGGGCACCTCCACAACCCCCGGAGGCAGGTCCCACctgtgcagcagcccagcctccGGTGCTGGCAGcgtctcctgggctgcagcctgctcctcagggccCTCTTCCTCCCGccgagagaaggctgaggtctGGCCtggcatcctcctcctcctgctgcacgGTCAGGGAAGGCCCGGGGCCGCCTCCGTCCAACCGCAGCGTGGCCGAGCCCCGGGGCCGCCTCCGTCCAACCGCAGCGTGGCCGAGCCCCGGGGCCGCCTCCGTCCAACCGCAGCGTGGCCGAGCCCCGGGGCCGCCTCCGTCCAACCGCAGCGTGGCCGAGCCCCGGGGCCGCCTCCGTCCAGCCGCAGCGTGGCCGAGCCCCGGGGCCGCCTCCGTCCAACCGCAGCGTGGCCGAGCCCCGGGGCCGCCTCCGTCCAACCGCAGCGTGGCCGAGCCCCGGGGCCGCCTCCGTCCAACCGCAGCGTGGCCGAGCCCCGGGGCCGCCTCCGTCCAACCGCAGCGTGGCCGAGCCCCGGGGCCGCCTCCGTCCAACCGCAGCGTGGCCGAGCCCCGGGGCCGCCTCCGTCCAGCCGCAGCGTGGCCGAGCCCCGGGGCCGCCTCCGTCCAACCGCAGCGTGGCCGAGCCCCGGGGCCGCCTCCGTCCAGCCGCAGCGTGGCCGAGCCCCGGGGCCGCCTCCGTCCAGCCGCAGCGTGGCCGAGCCCCGGGGCCGCCTCCGTCCAACCGCAGCGTGGCCGAGCCCCGGGGCCGCCTCCGTCCCGCCGCAGCGTGGCCGAGCCCCGGGGCCGCCTCCGTCCAGCCGCAGCGTGGCCGAGCCCCGGGGCcgcctcctcttccttccaaggggctccagacctgccgcccccaggcagccccaggCCGCCCCAGCCCCCAggcgctgctgcagcctcccccagACCGCGGCGGCGGACGCGGAGCCGGCGCGGCCCGGCCCGGTCACGGCACTGCCTGCCGCCCCCTCCCCGGCCCCGCGTTCTCTCCGGGGTGCCCCGGGCCCGGCCGGCTCTGCGGGCGCTCGGCGGCTGCCGGTGCGGGGGCTGCCCGGGCACGTTCCCGCCGCGGGACGgggccggtgccggtgccggttCCGGCTCTCTCGTGGGCCGGGTGCGGGCGAGCCGCGATGGGCACAGGGCCGAGGAGAGGCCCGGGGCGGCGCTGCCCCTCCCCTGCTGGTGCTTGGCGGCGGGGCCGGCCCGGCCGACCGGGGGAACTCGTCCGTCCGGTCTGACGGCGGCGGCCGCGGGGCCGTCGGAGCCATGAGAGGGCAGCGAGCGAGGGAGGCAGCGAGCGGCGCCGGGCCCCGCGCACACAG CAGGTGA